A window from Haloarchaeobius amylolyticus encodes these proteins:
- a CDS encoding helix-turn-helix transcriptional regulator, with translation MGEQRSAIEEISFVARSTNRVRILETVHDLDGATREDLRTELSVARTTVTRNVETLLEKGWLQQENGEYTVTPGGEAVIERFLDLEETVRTALRLQPFLQWTTREEFDLDLTHLQDASVTVAAPGNPWAMVNEHVARLRESSDDRVALPLTGLHAVEAVHRKVVDGDATVEMIVAEGVAETLFEDDDFAPLTRDLLDSDGFELYLTDAALPFYLGILDETVQVGVDEEGEPRALLETTDDGAREWARERLDVYRREATPLEAWPATERS, from the coding sequence ATGGGGGAACAACGTTCGGCTATCGAAGAGATCTCGTTCGTCGCCAGGTCGACCAACCGCGTGCGGATACTCGAGACGGTCCATGACCTCGACGGGGCCACCCGGGAGGACCTCCGGACGGAACTCTCGGTCGCTCGCACCACCGTCACGAGGAACGTCGAGACGCTGCTGGAGAAGGGATGGCTCCAGCAGGAGAACGGCGAGTACACCGTCACGCCCGGTGGGGAGGCCGTCATCGAACGGTTCCTCGACCTCGAGGAGACGGTCAGGACCGCGCTCCGGCTGCAACCGTTCCTCCAGTGGACGACCAGAGAGGAGTTCGACCTCGACCTCACACACCTTCAGGACGCGTCGGTCACGGTCGCCGCGCCGGGGAATCCGTGGGCGATGGTGAACGAACACGTCGCGAGGCTCCGAGAGTCCTCGGACGACCGTGTCGCACTCCCCCTGACGGGCCTGCACGCCGTCGAGGCGGTACACCGCAAGGTCGTCGACGGGGACGCCACCGTCGAGATGATCGTCGCCGAGGGCGTCGCCGAGACGCTGTTCGAGGACGACGACTTCGCACCACTCACGAGAGACCTCCTGGACAGCGACGGATTCGAGCTGTACCTGACGGATGCGGCCCTCCCCTTCTACCTGGGCATCCTCGACGAGACGGTCCAGGTCGGCGTCGACGAGGAGGGCGAGCCACGGGCACTGCTGGAGACGACGGACGACGGTGCACGTGAGTGGGCACGCGAGCGCCTCGATGTGTACCGGCGCGAGGCGACGCCGCTTGAGGCGTGGCCTGCAACAGAACGGTCCTGA
- a CDS encoding permease: MERKEYAILGVIALATVALGVFTTSKPLSTFFVESTRQFLTTTAAMAWITWWALVVGFAIAGGVEAWTSDEQVSELLEGHGVKELGYGSLFGFVSSSCSYSAIATAKNLFKKGGSAAATLGAFMFASTNLVIEIGIVIYLLLGWQFLLADLVGGFILIGLMAFGFVYLVPDEVVEQARENVLDEGTQTVEDPVCGMEIDPDEADHSIEHDGKTYYFCSQSCKDSFDPEEANTTIREQATSLAGWKALADKQWSEWGMLWDEIAIGFIFAGLIAGFIPESVWTTVFSGPTFGLPVYVLWTAALGAVIGVATFVCSVGNVPFGAVLFSNGLPFGSVLSYIYADLIVPPIMDAYREYYGTKFAAILSGMIFLSAVLTGVVLHFIFLGAGLIPDPSSVQVAEVKIEMNYKLVLNVLATVFFLFLYWLHRSESVGDEQGHGEHAQSAD, encoded by the coding sequence ATGGAACGAAAGGAGTACGCCATCCTCGGCGTCATCGCGCTCGCGACGGTCGCACTCGGGGTCTTCACCACATCGAAGCCACTGTCGACGTTCTTCGTCGAGAGCACGCGGCAGTTCCTGACGACGACCGCCGCGATGGCGTGGATCACGTGGTGGGCGCTGGTAGTCGGATTCGCCATCGCCGGCGGCGTGGAGGCGTGGACCTCCGACGAGCAGGTCTCGGAGTTGCTCGAGGGCCACGGCGTCAAAGAACTCGGCTACGGGTCGCTGTTCGGGTTCGTCTCCTCGTCGTGTTCGTACAGCGCCATCGCCACCGCCAAGAACCTCTTCAAGAAGGGCGGCTCCGCCGCGGCCACGCTCGGCGCGTTCATGTTCGCGTCGACGAACCTCGTCATCGAGATCGGTATCGTCATCTACCTCCTGCTCGGCTGGCAGTTCCTGCTCGCCGACCTCGTCGGCGGGTTCATCCTCATCGGCCTCATGGCGTTCGGCTTCGTCTACCTCGTACCCGACGAGGTCGTCGAACAGGCCCGCGAGAACGTCCTCGACGAGGGGACCCAGACCGTGGAGGACCCGGTCTGTGGGATGGAGATCGACCCCGACGAGGCCGACCACTCGATAGAGCACGACGGGAAGACCTACTACTTCTGCTCGCAGTCCTGCAAGGACAGTTTCGACCCGGAGGAGGCGAACACGACCATCCGCGAGCAGGCGACCTCGCTCGCCGGCTGGAAGGCGCTCGCCGACAAGCAGTGGTCCGAGTGGGGCATGCTCTGGGACGAGATCGCCATCGGCTTCATCTTCGCCGGGCTCATCGCCGGGTTCATCCCCGAGAGCGTCTGGACGACCGTCTTCTCGGGACCGACGTTCGGGCTGCCGGTGTACGTCCTCTGGACGGCGGCGCTGGGGGCGGTCATCGGCGTCGCGACGTTCGTCTGCTCGGTCGGGAACGTCCCGTTCGGCGCGGTCCTCTTCAGCAACGGCCTCCCGTTCGGCTCGGTGCTGTCGTACATCTACGCCGACCTCATCGTGCCGCCCATCATGGACGCCTACCGCGAGTACTACGGGACCAAATTCGCGGCCATCCTCTCGGGGATGATCTTCCTCTCGGCAGTGCTCACAGGGGTCGTCCTCCACTTCATCTTCCTCGGGGCGGGCCTGATTCCGGACCCCTCCAGCGTCCAGGTCGCCGAGGTGAAGATAGAGATGAACTACAAACTGGTGCTGAACGTGCTCGCGACGGTCTTCTTCCTGTTCCTCTACTGGCTCCACCGGTCGGAGTCGGTCGGCGACGAGCAGGGTCACGGCGAGCACGCCCAATCCGCGGACTGA
- a CDS encoding sodium:calcium antiporter, whose product MALFGLLPDTALVNVLVILAATGLVWVGSGWLEESADHLSGYYGLPAVVQGSIVVAIGSSFPELASVVFAALDGVFDMGVGAIVGSAIFNILVIPALSGIATEDDLETSRTIVYKEAQFYMLAVSVLVVTFALAVIYVPTPGGPELSGNITRPLAAIPLLLYCLYLFIQWQDVSDYEAEEPGDDIPVRKEWGRLAVGLLVILVAVEQLVHGVDHLSTAFGIPEFLAGVTILAAATSLPDTLVSVRSAKSGKGVTSLGNVLGSNTFDLLVAIPIGVLIVGSVPIDFAVAIPMLGVLTLATILLFTIMRTGLSLSKVESYALLVAYVVFVAWVVAESAGVTDLIRGA is encoded by the coding sequence ATGGCTCTCTTCGGTTTGCTCCCCGACACCGCACTCGTCAACGTCCTCGTCATCCTGGCCGCGACCGGGCTGGTCTGGGTCGGGAGCGGGTGGCTGGAGGAGTCCGCGGACCACCTCTCCGGGTACTACGGCCTGCCGGCGGTGGTCCAGGGCTCCATCGTGGTCGCCATCGGGTCGAGCTTCCCCGAACTCGCCAGCGTCGTCTTCGCCGCGCTCGACGGCGTGTTCGACATGGGCGTCGGGGCCATCGTCGGCTCGGCCATCTTCAACATCCTCGTCATCCCGGCGCTGTCGGGCATCGCGACCGAGGACGACCTGGAGACGAGCCGCACCATCGTCTACAAGGAGGCACAGTTCTACATGCTCGCGGTGTCGGTGCTCGTCGTCACGTTCGCGCTGGCGGTAATCTACGTCCCGACCCCGGGCGGCCCCGAACTCTCGGGGAACATCACGCGCCCTCTCGCCGCGATACCCCTGCTGCTGTACTGCCTGTACCTCTTCATCCAGTGGCAGGACGTCAGCGACTACGAGGCCGAGGAACCGGGCGACGACATCCCCGTCAGGAAGGAGTGGGGTCGCCTCGCCGTCGGGCTGCTCGTCATCCTCGTCGCGGTCGAACAGCTCGTCCACGGCGTCGACCACCTCAGCACCGCCTTCGGCATCCCGGAGTTCCTCGCCGGCGTCACCATCCTCGCGGCCGCGACCAGCCTTCCGGACACGCTGGTCAGCGTCCGGTCTGCGAAATCCGGCAAGGGCGTGACCAGCCTCGGGAACGTCCTCGGGTCGAACACCTTCGACCTGCTCGTCGCCATCCCCATCGGCGTCCTCATCGTCGGCAGCGTCCCCATCGACTTCGCGGTCGCCATCCCGATGCTGGGCGTCCTCACGCTCGCGACCATCCTCCTGTTCACCATCATGCGAACCGGCCTCTCGCTCAGCAAGGTCGAATCCTACGCGTTGCTGGTCGCCTACGTGGTGTTCGTCGCGTGGGTCGTCGCGGAGTCCGCGGGCGTGACAGACCTGATTCGAGGGGCGTGA
- a CDS encoding type II toxin-antitoxin system PemK/MazF family toxin: MSEEADVRRGDVVVVVRLDPAEGHEMKKTRPAVVVQNDVGNKNASTTIVAPATGTYRGYPFEVLVEAEESPFEKDSSVRLDQIRVVSIEKRIHSVAGSLDSETMDAIDDALELSLGLN, encoded by the coding sequence ATGAGCGAGGAAGCGGACGTTCGACGTGGCGATGTCGTCGTCGTCGTCCGGCTCGACCCTGCCGAGGGGCACGAGATGAAGAAGACGCGACCTGCTGTGGTCGTCCAGAACGACGTCGGGAACAAGAACGCAAGCACGACCATCGTCGCGCCAGCGACGGGGACGTATCGAGGCTACCCGTTCGAAGTGCTGGTAGAAGCCGAAGAGTCCCCGTTCGAGAAGGATTCCTCCGTCCGACTCGACCAGATTCGCGTCGTGTCCATCGAGAAGCGGATACACTCGGTCGCAGGGAGTCTGGATTCGGAGACGATGGACGCGATCGACGACGCACTCGAACTGAGTCTCGGTCTCAACTGA
- a CDS encoding glycoside hydrolase family 99-like domain-containing protein has translation MDDMKRRALLRRLGIGGMVGLAGCQGRDVDDEATVTRSIDATTSSDTATETETSRGTATAVTADLETSVEKGTAVHHVVVTGRISSKAGIQTVTVEAGDDRRQLEVGGESEYSLDVTLDVEGGQAYRVTVAVVDSAGNTSKTRLETGTVPPAVDPLEPDRLVGAHYYSWYEMHQGHENWTDRTVSTPVLGEYASDDPAVVDQHLAWCLEHGIEWLSVSWWGPGSGSDTALDGTLTERDLFGELKFSILYETVGRLEDYDYDLDDPGARERLRSDFEYLAEKYFQAENYLYIDGEPVVYFYVSNHLHGDIEAAFAEATANLDTEIYVLAGVPFGSAPGTYPVMAVADGITSYNPYSAREDIEAVFHENYEQGNKVLNLGASIADVDLFPVAIPGFNDTGLPAHIREDNPILSSSPDRFRRVCEQVQPHLADSEAVLVTSFNEWYEDTQLEPGKDFGTDYLELARDELVTGPSTGFEPVGATVRLAFNETIVPAEVNPDSSDTRALAFMAGGLTFLAGDEVVASFDIGAPENEPLLLEGAYGASANDSYTWRWFGGRNAETVLFVEADLTGVDTAVLTGEPMRSDRIEADVFFDGEQTDHVAFDSRDGTLDDYELDLR, from the coding sequence ATGGATGACATGAAGCGTCGGGCGTTGTTACGTCGACTCGGCATCGGCGGGATGGTCGGGCTCGCCGGGTGTCAGGGACGTGACGTGGACGACGAGGCCACCGTCACACGGTCGATAGACGCGACGACGTCCAGCGACACGGCGACTGAGACGGAGACGTCACGAGGCACTGCGACCGCGGTCACTGCCGACCTCGAGACCTCGGTCGAGAAGGGGACAGCCGTCCACCACGTCGTTGTCACCGGGCGAATCAGTTCGAAGGCGGGAATCCAGACGGTCACGGTCGAGGCGGGCGACGATCGGCGACAGCTCGAGGTCGGCGGCGAGAGCGAGTATTCCCTCGACGTGACGCTCGATGTCGAGGGCGGGCAAGCGTATCGAGTCACGGTGGCGGTCGTCGACTCGGCCGGTAACACGTCGAAAACGCGTCTGGAGACCGGGACCGTCCCGCCAGCCGTCGACCCCCTCGAGCCCGACCGGCTCGTGGGTGCCCACTACTATTCCTGGTACGAGATGCACCAGGGACACGAGAACTGGACCGACCGGACGGTGAGCACGCCGGTCCTGGGTGAGTACGCCTCGGACGACCCCGCGGTCGTCGACCAGCACCTGGCGTGGTGTCTGGAACACGGCATCGAGTGGCTCTCGGTCAGCTGGTGGGGTCCCGGCTCTGGGTCGGACACCGCACTCGACGGGACGCTCACCGAGCGGGACCTGTTCGGGGAGCTCAAGTTCTCAATCCTCTACGAGACGGTCGGCCGACTCGAGGACTACGACTACGACCTCGACGATCCTGGCGCCCGGGAGCGCCTCCGGTCCGACTTCGAGTACCTCGCGGAGAAGTACTTCCAGGCGGAGAACTACCTGTATATCGACGGCGAGCCGGTGGTCTACTTCTACGTCTCGAACCATCTCCATGGCGACATCGAGGCTGCGTTCGCCGAGGCGACGGCGAACCTCGACACCGAGATCTACGTCCTCGCCGGTGTCCCGTTCGGGTCCGCCCCGGGCACCTACCCCGTCATGGCCGTCGCGGACGGTATCACCTCGTACAACCCGTACAGCGCCCGCGAGGACATCGAGGCCGTGTTCCACGAGAACTACGAACAGGGTAACAAGGTGCTGAACCTCGGGGCGAGCATCGCCGACGTGGACCTGTTCCCGGTCGCCATCCCGGGGTTCAATGACACCGGCCTCCCGGCCCACATCCGCGAGGACAACCCCATACTCTCATCCTCACCCGACCGGTTCCGACGCGTCTGCGAGCAGGTCCAGCCACACCTCGCTGACAGCGAGGCCGTCCTCGTCACCTCGTTCAACGAGTGGTACGAGGACACGCAACTGGAGCCGGGGAAGGACTTCGGTACCGACTATCTGGAACTGGCCCGAGACGAACTCGTGACCGGTCCCTCCACGGGGTTCGAACCGGTGGGGGCGACCGTCCGGCTGGCGTTCAACGAGACCATCGTCCCGGCCGAGGTCAACCCAGACAGTTCCGACACCCGGGCGCTCGCGTTCATGGCAGGCGGACTCACGTTCCTCGCCGGCGATGAGGTGGTCGCATCCTTCGACATCGGCGCACCCGAGAACGAACCGCTGCTGCTCGAGGGAGCCTACGGCGCGTCCGCGAACGACTCGTACACGTGGCGCTGGTTCGGCGGCCGCAACGCGGAGACCGTCCTGTTCGTCGAGGCGGACCTCACGGGCGTGGATACCGCGGTTCTTACCGGCGAGCCGATGCGCTCCGACAGAATCGAGGCCGACGTGTTCTTCGACGGCGAACAGACCGACCACGTCGCCTTCGATTCCAGGGACGGGACTCTGGACGATTACGAACTCGACCTTCGTTGA
- a CDS encoding LLM class flavin-dependent oxidoreductase, translating into MDLSIVDLSPVPDGGTATDAYANTVEAAKQAERLGYSRFWVAEHHGMADRLAGTTPEVLLGHLAAETDSIRLGSGAVLLNHYSPFKVAEVFGALDGLAPGRIDAGLGRANGSPESDAALGTDRHVENPDEDHTERIEAVVNHLYDDFPDGHTYEDLSVPRSGAEPPEPWVLGSSPSSAAIAGKLGMRYCFAGFIRPQFATHAFEQYREQFQQSGLPGSVDEPQGMVAVNAVCAETDEAAARQRAVAEATYKRMQRGIVGSRPSLEEAIDELGGVPEPTPATLDEDEWPRALSGSPETLAGLFDQLADRVGADEVMVQHVVGDHETGLRSHELLAEGVGLTGD; encoded by the coding sequence ATGGACCTCTCCATCGTCGACCTCTCGCCCGTCCCAGATGGTGGGACCGCGACCGACGCCTACGCCAACACGGTCGAAGCCGCGAAACAGGCCGAACGACTCGGGTACTCGCGGTTCTGGGTGGCGGAGCACCACGGCATGGCCGACCGGCTCGCCGGGACGACGCCCGAGGTGCTCCTCGGCCACCTGGCGGCCGAGACCGACTCGATACGCCTCGGTTCCGGGGCGGTGTTGCTGAACCACTACAGCCCGTTCAAGGTCGCCGAGGTGTTCGGCGCGCTGGACGGGCTGGCCCCGGGTCGCATCGACGCGGGCCTGGGCCGGGCGAACGGCTCCCCGGAATCGGACGCCGCGCTCGGGACGGACCGACACGTCGAGAACCCGGACGAGGACCACACCGAGCGGATCGAGGCGGTCGTCAACCACCTCTACGACGACTTCCCGGATGGACACACCTACGAGGACCTCTCGGTGCCACGCTCGGGTGCTGAACCCCCCGAACCGTGGGTCCTCGGGTCGAGCCCGTCGAGCGCGGCCATCGCGGGTAAACTCGGGATGCGCTACTGCTTCGCGGGGTTCATCCGGCCGCAGTTCGCCACCCACGCCTTCGAGCAGTACCGCGAGCAGTTCCAGCAGTCGGGGCTCCCCGGGAGCGTCGACGAGCCACAGGGGATGGTCGCCGTGAACGCGGTCTGTGCCGAAACCGACGAGGCCGCAGCACGCCAGCGAGCAGTGGCCGAAGCGACGTACAAGCGGATGCAGCGTGGCATCGTCGGCAGCCGGCCGTCGCTGGAGGAGGCCATCGACGAACTGGGTGGCGTCCCCGAGCCGACGCCCGCGACCCTCGACGAGGACGAGTGGCCACGCGCCCTCTCGGGGAGTCCGGAGACGCTCGCCGGGCTGTTCGACCAGCTCGCCGACCGGGTCGGCGCCGACGAGGTGATGGTGCAACACGTGGTCGGCGACCACGAAACCGGGTTGCGTTCGCACGAACTCCTCGCGGAGGGGGTCGGGCTCACGGGCGACTGA
- a CDS encoding nitroreductase/quinone reductase family protein — MPAQRPTPPRKRIHRLHRAVERRLANPVFRGLLRSPLHGVLDRWLVLLSYAGRESGDQYVFPVTYTRVDGCLVVVTPKADSRWWLNFRGGHPASIWYRGEERSATGAVVTGPERQKLLTRYVDDHPLLRRALGIDEDSIGTYDPRQDLAVVRFTLGPAQAQIPPGPVPNVIRGF, encoded by the coding sequence ATGCCTGCGCAGCGGCCCACACCCCCCCGGAAACGGATCCACCGGCTGCACCGCGCCGTCGAGCGACGGCTGGCCAACCCGGTCTTTCGCGGTCTTCTCCGGTCACCACTCCACGGTGTCCTCGACCGCTGGCTGGTCCTGCTCTCCTACGCCGGCCGGGAGAGCGGCGACCAGTACGTCTTCCCCGTCACCTACACCCGGGTCGACGGCTGTCTGGTCGTCGTCACGCCGAAGGCCGACAGCCGGTGGTGGCTGAACTTCCGGGGCGGACACCCGGCCAGCATCTGGTACCGCGGCGAGGAGCGGTCGGCCACGGGGGCCGTGGTCACGGGCCCGGAGCGCCAGAAACTGCTGACCCGGTACGTCGACGACCATCCCCTGCTCCGGCGGGCTCTGGGCATTGACGAGGACAGCATCGGGACGTACGACCCGCGGCAGGACCTCGCCGTGGTCCGGTTCACGCTCGGGCCGGCGCAGGCCCAGATTCCGCCGGGACCGGTGCCGAACGTTATCCGCGGGTTCTGA
- a CDS encoding prolyl oligopeptidase family serine peptidase, translated as MSSDDPRSTTADRESIDISRRDFAKAAGGAALFAGATDAGAADQLRQTDRTPIEGTVDTITESFTPQDWYTIAPFQYQRRDTSVGSLFPRGGADDFSTGESTPSLDGELQSAFAGGSEVRWEQVQASGGTVGFPQARSEIDPTGGNLTPLTDFGGGAGGLFDDFQDWFGIGGSLYGKGYAFTTFEVDGPKRAVLETDATVWLNGHRHEESPAGVVLQDGTNYLLASSLLIYGFIGSVTLTFRPPEAPVEVNGPATFRGIPQNIIVPDLRVGEETDLPASVRVTNTTGEPVDEATLTVAPDNEYLVEQQVDIDPPLAPFETRRVNTRIQTGTGAAGSDSSSTQAGNGGGDGNGQQGGPPGELPDQAKANATRSTTRSEVTGEAMTHTPPETGQEAESMSDSLTSMAGDDVSTTTLETSRDVLSVTARAEVGDQRHSETVDIRVADADANRRMTTFESEIDGSVQYFTYRRPANDESSTGPYEVVFSLHGANVNSWNQAGANIPREDAYVVAPDARGPVNYDHEDLGRVDDLEALRVAMDRFDLDESNVYISGHSMGGHGTWHIGLTNNDRFAALAPSSGWTDHETYITVVWGRDKLHAYPGLKALKEKALQKNLAMPKTQNAEDGNTPIFVLQGGEDTSVPSMQPRSYVRALANRGLDVDGEVGYRHQVTPADTDVAYLEVPNADHYWDKNEFSDETIGPGKDTVNHPDMFEFIRSSTNDPYPESLTFFTTNLRIEDGKHWVRVVEQDQVHAPTRVDASVSSDGIHVETENVARLEVDTQVLREVDVDADSRVYTPVGSASLPGRGHATVDLSGNGVRANRGRGRPSRGVGKDADQYGPMKEIHQKPYRLVYGTQASDAETAMNRNLANIRSQRLVTRARAPATVIPDTAVDRATMDEYNLILFGRPSANSVYQQVQQSIPVRVGDGTVRIKDDTWSGDLAVSLLYPNPRNREKLLQIETGTSLAGVQLTRVRDWTPTQTAAADYMVFDESVRFQKWNACVAAGYFDKHWQVDDELGFRRQVETR; from the coding sequence ATGAGTTCCGACGACCCACGATCCACGACGGCAGACAGAGAGAGTATCGACATCTCGAGACGAGACTTCGCGAAGGCGGCCGGGGGCGCGGCGCTGTTCGCCGGTGCGACCGACGCGGGGGCGGCAGACCAGTTGCGGCAGACAGACCGGACACCCATCGAGGGGACGGTCGACACCATCACGGAGTCGTTCACACCACAGGACTGGTACACCATCGCACCGTTCCAGTACCAGCGACGGGATACCTCCGTGGGGTCGCTGTTCCCACGCGGCGGCGCGGACGACTTCTCGACTGGTGAATCGACGCCCTCGCTGGACGGCGAGTTGCAGTCGGCGTTCGCGGGCGGGAGCGAGGTCCGCTGGGAGCAGGTGCAGGCCTCGGGAGGGACCGTCGGCTTCCCGCAGGCAAGGTCGGAGATCGACCCGACCGGTGGGAACCTCACGCCACTGACCGACTTCGGCGGTGGCGCCGGCGGCCTGTTCGACGACTTCCAGGACTGGTTCGGCATCGGGGGGTCACTCTACGGCAAGGGGTACGCCTTCACCACCTTCGAGGTCGACGGGCCGAAGCGGGCGGTGCTGGAGACCGACGCGACGGTCTGGCTCAACGGTCACCGCCACGAGGAGAGTCCGGCCGGCGTCGTCCTGCAGGACGGGACGAACTACCTGCTGGCGAGTTCGCTCCTGATATACGGGTTCATCGGGTCGGTCACCCTGACGTTCAGGCCGCCCGAAGCGCCCGTCGAGGTGAACGGCCCGGCCACGTTCCGCGGCATCCCACAGAACATCATCGTCCCGGACCTGCGCGTGGGTGAGGAGACCGACCTCCCGGCGTCGGTTCGCGTGACGAACACGACGGGAGAACCCGTCGACGAGGCGACGCTGACCGTCGCCCCGGACAACGAGTACCTGGTCGAACAACAGGTCGACATCGACCCGCCGCTGGCCCCCTTCGAGACGAGACGTGTCAACACGCGTATCCAGACCGGAACCGGCGCCGCGGGAAGCGATAGCTCATCGACGCAGGCCGGGAACGGCGGTGGCGATGGAAACGGCCAGCAGGGCGGCCCGCCCGGGGAACTCCCGGACCAGGCGAAGGCGAACGCGACCAGGTCGACCACCCGGTCGGAGGTCACCGGCGAGGCCATGACGCACACGCCACCCGAGACCGGGCAGGAGGCCGAGTCCATGTCCGACTCGCTGACGAGCATGGCCGGCGACGACGTCTCGACCACGACGCTGGAGACCTCGCGAGACGTGCTCTCCGTGACAGCCCGCGCCGAGGTGGGCGACCAGCGTCACAGCGAGACGGTCGATATCCGGGTCGCCGACGCCGACGCGAACCGGCGGATGACCACGTTCGAATCGGAGATCGACGGGAGCGTCCAGTACTTCACCTACCGCCGGCCGGCGAACGACGAGTCGAGTACCGGCCCCTACGAGGTCGTCTTCTCGCTGCACGGCGCGAACGTGAACTCGTGGAACCAGGCCGGCGCGAACATCCCGCGCGAGGACGCCTACGTCGTCGCACCCGACGCCCGCGGGCCGGTCAACTACGACCACGAGGACCTCGGTCGCGTCGACGACCTGGAGGCGCTCCGGGTCGCCATGGACCGGTTCGACCTCGACGAGTCGAACGTCTACATCTCCGGGCACTCGATGGGTGGTCACGGGACCTGGCACATCGGTCTGACCAACAACGACCGCTTCGCCGCCCTGGCGCCCTCCTCGGGCTGGACCGACCACGAGACGTACATCACGGTCGTCTGGGGCCGCGACAAACTCCACGCTTATCCCGGCCTGAAGGCGCTCAAGGAGAAAGCCCTCCAGAAGAACCTCGCGATGCCGAAGACGCAGAACGCCGAGGACGGCAACACGCCGATATTCGTCCTCCAGGGCGGCGAGGACACGTCCGTGCCCTCGATGCAACCCCGGAGCTACGTCCGGGCGCTGGCGAACCGGGGGCTCGACGTCGATGGCGAGGTCGGCTACCGACACCAGGTCACGCCAGCGGACACCGACGTGGCCTACCTCGAGGTCCCCAACGCGGACCACTACTGGGACAAGAACGAGTTCAGCGACGAGACCATCGGCCCGGGCAAGGACACGGTCAACCACCCGGACATGTTCGAGTTCATCCGGTCGTCCACGAACGACCCCTACCCCGAATCGCTCACCTTCTTCACGACGAACCTCCGCATCGAGGACGGGAAGCACTGGGTGCGCGTCGTCGAGCAGGACCAGGTCCACGCGCCCACGAGGGTCGACGCGTCCGTCTCCAGTGACGGCATCCACGTCGAGACCGAGAACGTCGCCCGCCTCGAGGTCGACACGCAGGTCCTCCGGGAGGTGGACGTCGATGCCGACAGCCGGGTCTACACGCCAGTCGGCAGTGCCTCACTGCCCGGCCGGGGACACGCCACGGTCGACCTCTCCGGTAACGGGGTCCGGGCCAATCGTGGCAGGGGACGACCCAGCCGTGGCGTCGGCAAGGACGCGGACCAGTACGGCCCGATGAAGGAGATCCACCAGAAACCGTACCGACTCGTCTACGGGACCCAGGCCTCCGACGCCGAGACCGCGATGAACCGGAACCTCGCGAACATCCGGTCCCAGCGGCTCGTCACGCGAGCCAGGGCCCCCGCGACCGTCATCCCCGACACGGCAGTCGACCGGGCGACGATGGACGAGTACAACCTGATTCTCTTCGGCCGACCGAGTGCGAACAGCGTCTACCAGCAGGTCCAGCAGAGCATCCCCGTCCGAGTCGGCGACGGCACCGTCCGGATCAAGGACGACACGTGGTCTGGAGACCTCGCCGTCTCCCTGCTCTATCCGAACCCGCGGAACCGCGAGAAACTGCTCCAGATAGAGACCGGGACCTCGCTGGCCGGTGTCCAGCTGACCCGCGTACGGGACTGGACGCCGACGCAGACCGCGGCCGCCGACTACATGGTGTTCGACGAGTCGGTCCGGTTCCAGAAGTGGAACGCCTGCGTCGCCGCCGGCTACTTCGACAAGCACTGGCAGGTCGACGACGAACTCGGCTTCAGGCGGCAGGTCGAGACGAGGTAG
- a CDS encoding metal-dependent hydrolase: MWPWGHAALGYLAYRLLPTKRRAHGSVLVMLALLVGTQLPDLIDKPLAWWATVLPTGRSLAHSVLTFAVFVALAYVVAQRYDRSDVAFAASFGYGAHLVGDSLHSLLRLRFADLTFLLWPVLPSPDYPTDKSFTAHFAELSFSGFTIVGFVLSVLAVAVFVRTELNRR; encoded by the coding sequence ATGTGGCCATGGGGACACGCCGCGCTCGGCTATCTCGCGTACCGCCTGTTGCCGACGAAGCGACGAGCACACGGGTCCGTCCTCGTCATGCTCGCGTTGCTCGTCGGGACGCAGCTCCCCGACCTGATCGACAAGCCGCTCGCGTGGTGGGCGACGGTCCTGCCGACCGGTCGAAGCCTCGCTCATTCGGTGCTGACGTTCGCGGTGTTCGTGGCGCTCGCGTACGTGGTCGCACAACGATACGACCGCAGCGACGTCGCATTCGCGGCCTCGTTCGGATACGGCGCACACCTGGTTGGTGACTCGCTGCACTCGCTCTTGCGGCTCAGATTCGCCGACCTCACGTTCCTCCTGTGGCCGGTGCTGCCGTCGCCGGACTACCCCACAGACAAGAGCTTCACCGCGCACTTCGCCGAACTCTCGTTCTCGGGGTTCACCATCGTCGGGTTCGTCCTGTCGGTGCTCGCCGTCGCGGTGTTCGTCCGGACGGAGCTGAATCGCCGATGA